The following proteins are encoded in a genomic region of Pseudomonas sp. Os17:
- the fabF gene encoding beta-ketoacyl-ACP synthase II, with translation MSKRIVVTGMGAITPLGCGVEQVWQRLLAGQSGIRQLPEEFIQGLSTTIGGQVPDSLQDPQAGFDPDRLLTPKEQRKMDRFILFALAAAEEALAQAQWKPDNAAAQERTATIIASGVGGFPAIADAVRTSDSKGPRRLSPFTIPSFLSNMAAGHVSIRHGLKGPLGAPVTACAAGVQAIGDAARMIRAGEIDIAVCGGAEAAIHQVSLAGFAAARALSSDYNDTPERASRPFDQARDGFVMGEGAGLLVIEELEHALARGAQPIAELVGYGTSADAYHMTAGPEDGDGARRAMQQALSQAGVQPAQVQHLNAHATSTPVGDKGELAAIRSVFGSGRGPAISATKSATGHLLGAAGGIEAIFTILALRDQIAPATLNLENPDHDAAGLDLVSGQARQVAMQYALSNGFGFGGVNASVLFKRWE, from the coding sequence ATGAGTAAACGCATCGTAGTCACCGGCATGGGCGCAATCACTCCCCTGGGCTGTGGCGTCGAGCAAGTCTGGCAACGCCTGCTGGCGGGGCAGTCCGGCATCCGTCAACTGCCGGAGGAGTTCATCCAGGGCCTGTCCACCACCATTGGCGGCCAGGTGCCCGACTCGCTGCAGGATCCGCAGGCCGGCTTCGATCCGGACCGTCTGCTGACGCCCAAGGAACAGCGCAAGATGGACCGCTTCATTCTCTTTGCCCTGGCCGCAGCGGAAGAAGCCCTGGCCCAGGCGCAGTGGAAACCCGATAACGCCGCCGCCCAGGAACGGACCGCCACCATCATTGCCTCGGGAGTCGGAGGCTTCCCGGCCATTGCCGATGCCGTGCGCACCAGCGACAGCAAAGGCCCGCGGCGTCTGTCGCCATTCACCATTCCATCATTCCTGAGCAATATGGCCGCCGGCCACGTTTCGATCCGCCACGGCCTCAAGGGACCGCTGGGTGCGCCTGTCACTGCCTGCGCCGCCGGGGTGCAGGCCATCGGTGACGCGGCACGAATGATCCGCGCCGGAGAAATCGATATCGCCGTCTGTGGCGGAGCGGAAGCGGCGATTCACCAGGTCAGCCTGGCTGGCTTCGCCGCTGCACGTGCCTTGTCCAGCGATTACAACGACACGCCGGAGCGTGCCTCACGCCCCTTCGATCAGGCCCGGGACGGGTTTGTCATGGGCGAAGGCGCCGGTCTGCTGGTCATCGAGGAGCTGGAGCATGCCCTGGCCCGAGGCGCGCAACCCATCGCCGAACTGGTGGGCTATGGCACCAGCGCCGACGCCTACCACATGACTGCCGGCCCGGAAGATGGCGACGGCGCCCGGCGCGCCATGCAGCAGGCACTGAGTCAGGCCGGCGTCCAGCCTGCCCAGGTACAGCACCTGAATGCCCATGCCACTTCCACCCCCGTGGGCGACAAAGGCGAGCTGGCAGCGATCAGGAGCGTATTTGGCAGCGGCCGTGGCCCGGCCATTAGCGCCACCAAATCCGCCACTGGCCATTTGCTGGGCGCGGCCGGCGGGATCGAGGCGATCTTTACCATTCTCGCCTTGCGCGACCAGATCGCCCCGGCCACGCTCAACCTGGAAAACCCCGACCACGACGCTGCGGGACTTGACCTGGTCAGCGGCCAGGCACGTCAGGTGGCCATGCAATACGCCCTGTCCAATGGTTTCGGTTTTGGCGGGGTCAATGCCAGCGTGCTGTTCAAGCGCTGGGAATAA
- a CDS encoding PA0050 family protein: MKKVLLAVLLLWGFSLTAQASCPVFGPSKDPCSGPVFGPSTCECP, translated from the coding sequence ATGAAGAAAGTATTGTTGGCGGTATTGCTGCTGTGGGGTTTCTCCCTGACTGCCCAGGCCTCGTGCCCGGTGTTCGGCCCATCCAAGGATCCGTGCAGCGGTCCGGTATTCGGTCCATCGACCTGCGAATGCCCTTGA
- a CDS encoding anti-virulence regulator CigR family protein — MHKSNRLVTTFACLFLITASPLVLADPGGGKGQGHSRSDSADEHGHGNQNGHGKGKKSASEDWQHGPSIDRGGVVGILGGHRDYWSPGPALPPGIQKNLARGKPLPPGIAKKLDSRLLGQLPRYDGYEWRQAGTDLILVAIASGIIYEVLNDVLN, encoded by the coding sequence ATGCACAAGTCCAATCGGCTGGTTACCACTTTTGCCTGTCTTTTCCTGATCACGGCTTCTCCTCTGGTCTTGGCCGACCCGGGCGGTGGCAAGGGCCAGGGCCATTCCAGGTCTGACTCCGCCGATGAACACGGGCACGGCAACCAGAACGGACACGGCAAAGGTAAAAAGTCCGCGTCCGAGGATTGGCAGCACGGCCCCAGCATCGATCGTGGCGGTGTCGTGGGTATTCTCGGCGGGCATCGTGATTATTGGAGTCCTGGGCCGGCATTGCCTCCCGGCATCCAGAAGAACCTGGCCCGTGGCAAGCCTCTTCCTCCGGGAATCGCCAAGAAACTCGACAGCCGGCTGCTTGGCCAACTGCCTCGCTATGACGGTTACGAATGGCGACAGGCCGGAACAGACCTGATCCTGGTGGCCATTGCCAGCGGGATCATCTACGAAGTGCTGAATGACGTGTTGAACTGA
- a CDS encoding DUF2986 domain-containing protein: MNRRKKINQLLKANAKKASAKLAPKKKSTYISKADRLKLAAEATQDPAIASDS; this comes from the coding sequence ATGAATCGCCGCAAGAAAATAAACCAACTGCTGAAGGCCAACGCCAAGAAGGCCAGCGCCAAACTGGCACCGAAAAAGAAGTCGACCTACATCAGCAAGGCCGACCGATTGAAACTGGCGGCTGAAGCCACTCAAGACCCGGCTATCGCTTCCGACAGCTGA
- a CDS encoding threonine ammonia-lyase, giving the protein MTQLIDFKSIVAAAQRIDGSVTRTPTVNSLVLSDKARRPVFLKLENMQVGGSFKARGVLNKFSAFAENLGDNHFVAVSGGNFGIAIGEAARSFGAKVTVIMPESAPSSSVERIRASGSSVLIEKDVHGAFARAKALEEEGYVVIDDCADTLIAEGHGTLALEFIADCPSLTDVFVAVGGGAMLAGVATALKAIKPEIRVWGVETAGASSMHQALQAGKPVDVDISSVVSTLGVPIIDELMFAHARHYLEDVVVVSDHDAIKGMVCFAQDARQWVELACGALVPAMLATAPTLPEDAVIGLVVCGGNISLQDMTKWAAYAGIS; this is encoded by the coding sequence ATGACTCAGCTCATTGATTTCAAATCCATCGTTGCAGCGGCGCAACGGATTGATGGATCGGTAACTCGCACGCCGACGGTCAACAGTTTGGTGCTCAGCGACAAGGCGCGGCGGCCGGTGTTTCTCAAGCTGGAAAACATGCAGGTCGGGGGTTCGTTCAAGGCCCGTGGCGTACTCAACAAGTTTTCGGCGTTTGCCGAGAATCTCGGCGACAACCACTTCGTTGCCGTCAGCGGCGGCAATTTCGGGATTGCCATCGGCGAGGCGGCCAGGAGCTTTGGCGCCAAGGTCACGGTCATCATGCCCGAGAGCGCGCCTTCCTCATCGGTCGAGCGAATTCGCGCCAGTGGCAGTTCGGTGCTGATCGAAAAAGACGTTCATGGCGCATTTGCCCGGGCCAAGGCGCTTGAGGAAGAGGGCTATGTGGTTATCGACGATTGCGCCGACACCCTGATCGCCGAGGGGCATGGAACCCTGGCCCTTGAGTTCATTGCCGACTGCCCGTCCCTGACCGACGTATTCGTCGCGGTGGGTGGCGGTGCGATGCTGGCGGGAGTGGCCACGGCGTTGAAGGCGATCAAGCCCGAGATCCGTGTCTGGGGCGTCGAGACCGCCGGCGCAAGCTCCATGCATCAGGCGTTGCAGGCAGGCAAACCGGTGGACGTGGACATCAGTTCTGTCGTCTCGACCCTGGGTGTTCCCATCATCGATGAGCTGATGTTTGCCCACGCTCGCCACTATCTGGAAGACGTGGTCGTGGTTTCTGACCATGACGCGATCAAGGGCATGGTTTGCTTCGCCCAGGACGCCAGGCAATGGGTTGAACTGGCTTGCGGAGCGCTGGTTCCGGCCATGCTGGCCACCGCGCCGACGCTGCCTGAGGACGCGGTCATCGGTCTGGTGGTCTGTGGCGGCAACATATCCCTGCAAGACATGACGAAGTGGGCTGCCTACGCGGGAATATCCTGA
- a CDS encoding winged helix-turn-helix transcriptional regulator translates to MQRKSLIEAECPIARSLERVGEWWSILIMRDALHGLRRFDEFSRSLDIAPNMLTRRLNALVEAGLLERRAYSERPLRHEYVPTAKGEDFRVVLLAFVAWGNRHFAPEGESVQLIERESGRPVHPVMADRVDGHLVALQDCTVQAGPAASASMRQRFASMTD, encoded by the coding sequence ATGCAACGAAAAAGTCTGATCGAAGCCGAATGTCCGATCGCCAGGAGCCTGGAGCGAGTCGGCGAGTGGTGGAGCATCTTGATCATGCGCGACGCGCTGCATGGCTTGAGGCGTTTCGACGAGTTCTCCCGCAGCCTGGACATTGCCCCGAACATGCTGACCCGGCGCTTGAATGCCCTGGTGGAGGCCGGGTTGCTGGAGCGCCGCGCCTACAGCGAGCGGCCCTTGCGCCATGAATATGTGCCGACCGCCAAGGGCGAGGACTTTCGCGTGGTGTTGCTGGCGTTCGTGGCATGGGGCAATCGCCACTTCGCTCCCGAAGGCGAGAGCGTGCAACTGATCGAGCGTGAAAGCGGACGACCTGTGCACCCGGTCATGGCGGATAGGGTCGACGGGCATCTGGTGGCGTTGCAGGATTGCACCGTGCAGGCCGGGCCCGCCGCCAGTGCCAGCATGCGCCAGCGCTTTGCATCTATGACGGATTGA
- a CDS encoding PA0050 family protein: protein MKRKMLAASLLLWMFSLTAQADCAVLGPGEDPCAGPVLGPTVCECP from the coding sequence TTGAAAAGAAAAATGCTGGCGGCGTCGTTGCTGCTGTGGATGTTCTCGCTGACAGCGCAGGCGGACTGCGCGGTGCTCGGTCCTGGGGAAGATCCCTGTGCCGGTCCGGTGCTCGGCCCGACGGTCTGCGAGTGCCCTTGA
- a CDS encoding YceK/YidQ family lipoprotein, translating to MLRSLLLLVLALGLNGCTALIARTTPYTCPYIGVRMDWALAKENNGVLWPLLALDAPFSGVVDTLMFPFEHQYSCSL from the coding sequence GTGTTGCGAAGTCTGTTGTTGCTGGTCCTGGCCCTGGGGCTCAATGGGTGCACGGCCTTGATTGCCCGTACCACTCCCTACACCTGTCCCTATATCGGCGTGCGCATGGACTGGGCCCTGGCGAAGGAAAACAACGGAGTGCTCTGGCCATTGCTGGCGCTGGATGCACCGTTTTCCGGCGTGGTGGATACGCTGATGTTTCCTTTTGAGCATCAGTACAGCTGCTCGCTTTGA
- a CDS encoding diguanylate cyclase yields the protein MKRDTRLVVLLLLVVGCSLASLTVWKVWASREQVLRDVNVHSLNLTQALATYSEGIVRQSSALLLGLVERLETEGSGPTQIQRLSKLIRRQESLMPQLSGVTIYDNQGRWLMSSNRPIPAGANSSDRAYFIHHRDDPSRETFIGPPIQSRTNQEWVITLSRRFNDPRGEFAGVVAVTLGIENFLRLFGKIDVGQEGAIGLSNTDGTLLVRYPFREQDMGRNFSKSPIYAKYLVDRSVGTASFTSSLDGVERLYAFRKSDRLPLITTVALGKREALAAWRMEALLSTVVVAGLLGLTALIGCFLILDIRRRTEVEGQLRGAQQQLLSSNRQLELLAMKDPLTGLANRRCFDESLATEARRAQRANASLALMMIDIDHFKLFNDSLGHVAGDACLQAVGRVLEECVRRPSDLVARYGGEEMGVIMPDTDSDGARIVAQLILSRLEQENIAHTSSPLGRVSVSIGIAAATGAELNHLQGLIEAADQALYIAKASGRNRFAEAKVE from the coding sequence GTGAAGCGTGACACACGCTTGGTTGTGCTTTTGCTGTTGGTCGTTGGTTGCTCCCTGGCGTCATTGACTGTCTGGAAAGTGTGGGCATCTCGAGAGCAGGTATTGAGGGATGTGAATGTCCATAGCTTGAATCTGACCCAGGCGCTGGCTACCTACTCCGAAGGCATTGTCCGCCAAAGCTCGGCGCTTTTGCTCGGGCTCGTCGAGCGCCTGGAAACCGAAGGGAGCGGCCCCACACAGATTCAGCGCCTGAGTAAGTTGATCCGCCGGCAAGAGTCGCTGATGCCACAGCTCAGTGGCGTCACCATCTACGATAATCAGGGCCGTTGGTTGATGTCTTCCAATCGGCCCATTCCTGCCGGGGCGAACAGCAGTGATCGGGCTTATTTCATTCATCATCGCGACGATCCATCCCGTGAGACCTTTATAGGGCCGCCCATCCAGAGCCGTACCAATCAGGAGTGGGTGATCACCCTCAGTCGGCGTTTCAATGATCCGCGCGGCGAGTTTGCCGGAGTGGTGGCGGTGACCTTGGGGATCGAAAACTTCCTGCGGTTGTTCGGCAAAATCGATGTCGGGCAGGAGGGGGCCATCGGCTTGTCCAATACCGATGGTACGTTGCTGGTTCGCTATCCCTTCCGTGAGCAGGATATGGGGCGCAACTTTTCCAAGTCGCCGATCTATGCCAAGTACCTTGTGGATCGATCCGTCGGTACCGCGTCGTTTACCTCCAGCCTGGACGGTGTCGAGCGCCTTTATGCCTTTCGCAAGAGTGACCGGCTGCCTTTGATCACGACCGTTGCACTCGGCAAGCGAGAGGCCCTTGCCGCGTGGCGAATGGAGGCGCTGTTGTCGACGGTCGTAGTGGCGGGGCTGCTGGGGCTTACCGCGCTGATCGGTTGCTTCTTGATCCTGGATATTCGCCGGCGAACCGAGGTTGAAGGCCAGTTGCGAGGCGCCCAGCAGCAGTTGCTCTCATCCAATCGCCAGTTGGAGTTGCTGGCCATGAAGGATCCCCTGACGGGGCTGGCCAATCGGCGCTGCTTCGACGAGAGCCTTGCCACCGAAGCGCGACGTGCACAACGTGCCAATGCCTCCTTGGCTTTGATGATGATTGATATCGACCACTTCAAACTGTTTAACGATTCGCTCGGGCACGTAGCCGGAGACGCCTGCCTGCAGGCGGTTGGCAGAGTCCTGGAGGAGTGTGTGCGACGGCCGTCGGATCTGGTGGCCCGTTATGGCGGCGAGGAGATGGGCGTCATCATGCCGGATACCGACAGCGACGGTGCCAGGATAGTGGCGCAACTTATTCTCAGTCGCTTGGAGCAGGAGAACATTGCGCACACCTCCAGCCCGTTGGGACGTGTGAGTGTCAGCATTGGCATTGCGGCCGCCACGGGCGCGGAACTGAATCACTTGCAAGGACTGATCGAGGCGGCAGATCAGGCGCTGTACATTGCCAAGGCATCGGGACGTAACCGCTTTGCCGAGGCGAAGGTGGAGTAG